From one Aquila chrysaetos chrysaetos chromosome 7, bAquChr1.4, whole genome shotgun sequence genomic stretch:
- the LPAR5 gene encoding lysophosphatidic acid receptor 5, which translates to MSASNMSQTCKDYSFHHHLLLPGYILIFITGLMLNVMALWIFIRYLRLKSVVMIYMFNLAVSDLTFTLPLPLRLYYYSNHHWPFGNTLCQVSGSVFQINMYGSCLFLMCINLDRYVAIVHPLRWRHLRRPKVAKLLCLIVWVVIFMGSIPTAIVHKQNHCEVQNQTIYLCFESFSDNMWQNNLFPLVVLAEILGFLLPLSSVTYCSIRIFQELCQDSQTKTLRQQKTIRLLLVNLVIFIICFVPYNTTLAVYGMIKARVVKAEQETQVSVRQVLIMTMLLASMNCTLDPLIYYFSTEGFRNTFKKLRRGQAWDSEIGTLKKQVGHSKSTRGHTVSKEKQFPLGDFICSSESLPSLPPAVFLNGPMEDSEI; encoded by the coding sequence ATGTCAGCTTCCAATATGTCTCAGACATGCAAGGATTACAGcttccaccaccacctcctcctgcccggCTACATCCTGATATTCATTACAGGTTTGATGCTGAACGTGATGGCCCTATGGATATTCATCCGCTACCTGCGCCTGAAGTCTGTAGTGATGATCTACATGTTCAACCTGGCCGTGAGCGACCTCACCTTCACGCTCCCTCTGCCGTTGCGACTCTACTACTATTCCAACCACCACTGGCCTTTTGGTAACACCCTGTGCCAGGTCTCTGGCTCTGTCTTCCAGATCAACATGTATGGTAGCTGCCTCTTCCTCATGTGCATCAACCTGGACCGCTACGTTGCCATTGTCCACCCGCTTCGCTGGCGGCATCTGCGGCGCCCCAAGGTGGCCAAGCTCCTCTGCCTGATCGTCTGGGTTGTGATCTTCATGGGCTCCATCCCCACAGCCATAGTCCACAAGCAAAACCACTGCGAGGTGCAGAACCAGACCATTTATCTGTGCTTTGAAAGCTTTAGTGACAACATGTGGCAGAACAACCTCTTCCCCCTCGTCGTCCTGGCTGAAATCTTGGGTTTTCTCCTGCCTCTCAGCTCTGTGACATACTGCTCGATTCGGATCTTTCAGGAGCTCTGCCAGGACAGCCAGACGAAGACCCTGCGACAGCAGAAGACCATCCGTCTCCTCTTGGTCAATCTGGTCATCTTCATCATTTGCTTTGTGCCCTACAACACTACCCTGGCAGTTTATGGGATGATAAAGGCCCGGGTGGTGAAGGCTGAGCAAGAAACACAGGTCTCCGTGCGCCAAGTATTAATTATGACAATGCTGTTGGCCAGCATGAACTGCACGCTGGACCCCTTGATCTACTACTTCAGTACTGAGGGTTTCCGTAACACCTTTAAGAAACTGCGGCGGGGACAAGCCTGGGACTCAGAGATAGGGACGCTTAAGAAGCAGGTTGGGCACAGTAAGTCAACCCGAGGCCACACTGTCTCAAAAGAGAAACAGTTCCCACTGGGGGACTTCATCTGTTCCAGTGAATCTTTGCCATCACTTCCTCCTGCAGTATTTTTGAATGGCCCTATGGAGGACTCGGAAATATAA